Proteins from one Pongo abelii isolate AG06213 chromosome 19, NHGRI_mPonAbe1-v2.0_pri, whole genome shotgun sequence genomic window:
- the LOC129051238 gene encoding uncharacterized protein LOC129051238, with product MTLSSLGLCSCWLVHLEPSLPHCSSHSPSHPSIHSSTKPSTHLLIQPSTQPSIHPFIHPPTHPPIHPPIHPSTHSSTHPSIHPPTHPLIHPSTHSSTQPFIHPHPSIHPLTHPPTHPLIHPSTHPSTHSLIHPLTHPPTHPLIHPSTHSSTQPSIHPHPSTDSPTHLLIHPSTHSSTSPSIHLPIPPSTHSSIHSSIHPLIHQSIHPSTHPSIHHSIHPLIHPSTHSSTHTHPSIHPLICPLTYPPIHPPTHPSIHSSTHPSIHPPTHPSTQPFTHPPIHPSTHQSTNSSTHSSIHSSIYPPIHPSTHLSTHPSTNSPTHPSNKCFEH from the coding sequence ATGACTCTCTCATCTCTAGGTCTTTGCTCATGCTGGTTAGTCCACCTGGAGCCCTCTCTCCCTCACTGTTCTAGCCATTCacccagccatccatccatccactcatccaccaaaccatccacccacctactCATCCAGCCATCCACCCagccatccattcacccattcatccacccacccacccatccacccatccacccacccatccacccatccacccactcttctacccatccatccatccacccacccactcatccactcatccatccatccacccactcatccacccagccattcatccacccacacccatccatccacccactcactcatccacccacacatccactcattcatccatccacccacccatccacccactcactcatccacccactcacccatccacccacacatccactcattcatccatccacccactcatccacccagccatccatccacccacaccCATCCACTGATTCACCCACTCATctgctcatccatccatccacccactcatccaccagtccatctatccatctacccattcctccatccacccactcatccatccactcatccatccacccactcatccaccagtccatccatccttccacccatccatccatccaccattccatccatccactcatccatccgtccacccactcatccactcacacccatccatccatccacccactcatctgcCCACtcacctatccacccatccatccacctactcacccatccatccactcatctacccatccatctatccacccacccacccacccatccacccagccattcacccacccacccatccatccatccacccaccaatcCACTAattcatccacccactcatccattcattcatccatttacccacc